The Armatimonadota bacterium genome contains a region encoding:
- the mobB gene encoding molybdopterin-guanine dinucleotide biosynthesis protein B produces MAVDPETAFRRILEHATPLGTERVPVHAAAGRVAATPLRCSRPVPHFRRAALDGYVVWRDDVAEASPRRPVRLRVTGAVRMGSPPGEGPGRGEAWAIPTGGAMPHRGDRVIPVEHVRREGDGLVLEVPPSNKTHVIEAGEDIAHDTLLVSPGETIRPGAVGALLACGTAEVEVYRRPRVLLLSTGDELVPLPAGARPPHRSVPSGRIPNTNTPVLALELAAAGCAVQTAGVIPDDPAALAEALGEAAEGPADVVLSTGGVSVGAADRVPQTWLGLGAREVVGRLDLKPGGPFFAGLLGARWVVGLPGTPGACLATYHLLVRPVLLRLAGHRHVVRPIRYARLRTDLRRPSHRTQALWAVTSGEPPEVEVLDGGAGLRGAVRANALVLLRAGTPPLRAGSRVPTLALDRPEDRADLVIPPAIRSPLVIGVVGPSGSGKTALIEGVVQRLRADGIAVGAVKHAAHGFEVDRPGSDSDRMVRAGAAPVLLSGPEEQVLRVRRDAAGLPVARLAGAVVAVAEALGQPLELLLVEGFRHPDRPWVRVESETPAGPRDDGAGQPWRQVPALADLPAAQRAAVLDDLAAQIRSWLREGAQPGSG; encoded by the coding sequence GTGGCGGTCGACCCGGAGACGGCGTTCCGACGGATCCTCGAGCACGCGACGCCGCTCGGGACGGAGCGCGTGCCGGTGCACGCTGCCGCCGGTCGCGTCGCCGCCACGCCTCTCCGCTGCAGCCGTCCCGTTCCCCACTTCCGCCGCGCCGCCCTGGATGGCTACGTCGTCTGGCGCGACGACGTGGCGGAGGCCTCACCCCGACGACCGGTGCGGCTGCGCGTCACGGGGGCGGTGCGCATGGGCTCGCCACCGGGCGAGGGGCCGGGCCGCGGGGAGGCCTGGGCGATTCCTACCGGCGGGGCGATGCCGCACCGAGGCGACCGGGTCATCCCCGTCGAGCACGTCCGCCGAGAGGGCGACGGCCTCGTGCTCGAGGTACCCCCTTCGAACAAGACGCACGTCATCGAGGCCGGCGAGGACATTGCCCACGACACCCTGCTCGTCTCGCCGGGTGAGACGATCCGGCCGGGTGCCGTGGGGGCGCTGCTGGCGTGCGGGACGGCCGAAGTGGAGGTCTACCGCCGGCCACGGGTGCTGCTGCTCTCCACGGGGGACGAGCTCGTCCCCCTCCCCGCCGGAGCGCGCCCGCCGCACCGTTCCGTGCCGTCCGGGCGCATCCCCAACACCAACACGCCCGTGCTCGCCCTGGAGCTGGCGGCGGCCGGGTGCGCAGTGCAGACGGCCGGCGTGATCCCGGACGACCCGGCCGCGCTGGCCGAGGCGCTGGGAGAGGCGGCGGAAGGTCCCGCCGACGTCGTCCTCTCCACAGGCGGGGTCTCCGTGGGAGCGGCCGACCGCGTGCCGCAGACCTGGCTCGGGCTGGGCGCCCGCGAGGTCGTGGGCCGCCTCGACCTGAAGCCCGGGGGACCGTTCTTCGCGGGGCTCCTGGGGGCCAGGTGGGTGGTGGGGCTGCCCGGCACCCCCGGCGCCTGCCTGGCCACCTACCACCTGCTGGTGCGTCCCGTGCTGCTCCGCCTGGCGGGGCACCGGCACGTCGTGCGGCCCATCCGTTATGCCCGCCTGCGGACCGACCTCAGGCGGCCATCCCACCGGACGCAGGCGCTGTGGGCCGTCACCTCGGGCGAGCCGCCCGAGGTGGAGGTGCTGGATGGCGGAGCCGGCCTGCGCGGAGCCGTGCGGGCGAACGCGCTCGTCCTCCTGCGGGCCGGGACCCCACCGCTGCGGGCCGGCTCGCGCGTGCCGACGCTCGCCCTCGACCGTCCGGAGGATCGGGCCGACCTGGTGATCCCGCCTGCGATACGATCGCCACTCGTCATCGGCGTGGTGGGTCCGTCGGGCAGCGGCAAGACCGCCCTGATCGAGGGCGTGGTGCAGCGGCTGCGGGCGGACGGCATCGCCGTGGGCGCGGTCAAGCACGCCGCCCACGGCTTCGAGGTCGACCGCCCCGGGAGCGACAGCGACCGGATGGTGCGGGCCGGGGCCGCGCCCGTCCTCCTGTCAGGCCCGGAGGAGCAAGTCCTGCGCGTGCGCCGCGACGCCGCGGGGCTCCCCGTGGCGCGCCTGGCCGGTGCGGTCGTGGCAGTGGCCGAAGCGCTCGGGCAGCCGCTCGAGCTCCTCCTGGTGGAGGGGTTCCGCCATCCCGACCGGCCGTGGGTACGGGTGGAGAGTGAAACGCCGGCGGGCCCCCGCGACGATGGGGCGGGCCAGCCCTGGCGCCAGGTACCGGCACTGGCCGACCTGCCAGCCGCGCAGCGCGCTGCGGTGCTCGACGACCTGGCGGCGCAGATCCGTTCCTGGCTGCGGGAGGGGGCGCAGCCGGGCTCGGGGTGA